In a single window of the Carassius carassius chromosome 26, fCarCar2.1, whole genome shotgun sequence genome:
- the LOC132105639 gene encoding filamin-C-like isoform X7 — MMSNNTYFDQQLPPQYYQGTDNGEDGDEEMPATEKDLAEDAPWKKIQQNTFTRWCNEHLKCLNKKINDLQKDLSDGLKLIGLLEVLSQKKMYRKYHARPNFRQMKLENVSVALEFLEREHIKLVSIDSKAIVDGNLKLILGLIWTLILHYSISMPMWEDEDDEDARKLTPKQRLLGWIQNKVPQLPINNFHRDWRDGKALGALVDNCAPGLCPDWETWDPSQPVENAREAMQQADDWLGVPQVIAPEEIVDPNVDEHSVMTYLSQFPKAKLKPGAPLRSKTLHPKRAKAYGPGIEPRGNVVLRPAEFVVETVEAGLGEVLVYVEDPEGHTEEARVIPKNDRNRSYSVVYVPKVEGLHKVKVLFAGQDIERSPFLVNVSKALGDPNKVQARGPGLEPVGNVASKPTYFDIYTAGAGAGDVGVIIVDSQGCRDTVEIILENKGDSVFRCTYGPILEGPHTIYVTFAGQQIPRSPFTVHISEASNPNACRAIGRGLQPKGVRVKEVADFKVYTKGAGSGELRVQVKGPRGGDEPVKVQELGDGVYECDYYPIFTGKYIITITWGGHAIPRSPFEVVISEDAGPQKVRAWGPGLETGMVGKSADFVVEAIGTEVGTLGFSIEGPSQAKIECDDKGDGSCDVLYWPTEPGDYAVHVICDDEDIKDSPFMAHILPAANDVFPEKIKCYGPGLEPTGCIVNKPAEFTIDARGAGRGHLQIYAQDSEGFPINIQITDNGDSRYFCIYIPTKPIKHTIVITWGEVNVPNSPFRVAIGEGSHPENVKVHGPGVEKTGLKASEPTYFTVDCSEAGQGDVSIGIKCAPGVVGPAEADIDFDIIKNDNDTFTVKYTPPGAGRYTIMVLFADQEIPISPFRIKVDPSHDANKVKAEGPGLNKTGVEVGKPTHFTIYTKGAGKATPEVHFTTAGKGEAVSDFEIIDNHDYSFTVRYTALQQGNMSISVCHGGDPIPKSPFTITVAPPLDLNKVKVQGLNNKVDVGKDEEFTINTRGAGGQGKVDVKITSPSRRPIPCKVESGTSNEVYTVKYIPPEEGPYKVDINYDGNPVPGSPFTVEGEMPPDPSKVRAYGPGLKGGIVGKPAPFAIDTKGAGTGGLGLTVEGPCEAKIECQDNGDGSCSVSYLPTEPGEYSINILFADAHIPGSPFKAMVQSVFDPSKVTASGPGLERGKVNEAASFTVDCSKAGEAELTIEIISDSGAQAEVHVQNNSDGTYSITYIPPFHGMYTITIKYGGHAVPKFPARVQVDPALDTSGIKVYGPGVEPRGVLREVTTHFVIDTRVHSKMGGNHVKVRIVNPSGAKTDSYITDKGDGTYRVEYTAFEDGVHLIEVLYDDVPVPKSPFRVAVTEGCDPSRVRAYGPGLEEGLVNKPNRFTVETRGAGTGGLGLAIEGPSEAKMSCKDNKDGSCSVEYIPFTPGEYDVNITFGGLPIPGSPFRVPVRELVDPSKVKCSGPGLGSGVRAHVPQTFTMDCSKAGLALLEVLLYGPTGMTEPVNITDNGDGTHTVTYTPAKDGPYTVCVKYADQEVPRSPFKIKVLPAHDASKVRASGPGLNASGVPASLPVEFTIDARDAGEGLLTVQILDPEGKPKKANIRDNRDGTYTVSYVPDTTGRYTITIKYGGDEIPYSPYRIHALPSGDASKCLVTVSIGGHGLGSGLGPTIQIGEETVITVDAKAAGKGKVTCKVSTPDGAELDVDVVENADGTFDIYYTAPEPGKYVITIRFGGEHIPNSPFHVVASDTIPIIEEPCDKLQLQQPYTPYQGYTPHWATEEPVTAVDAMEPMLRPFNLVIPFTVQKGEITGEVRMPSGKTARPHITDNKDGTVTVKYAPTEKGLHEMDIKYDGNHIPGSPLQFYVDTINSGHVNAYGPGLSHGMVNKPATFTIVTKDAGEGGLSLAVEGPSKAEISCKDNKDGTCTVSYLPTAPGDYNIIVKFDDKHIAGSPFTAKITGDDSMRTSELNVGTSTDVSLKITETDLSSLTASIRAPSGNEEPCLLKRLPNRHIGISFTPKEVGEHVVSVKKNGKHVTNSPFKIMVGQSEIGDASKVKVFGKGLIEGHTFEVAEFIVDTRTAGYGGLGLSIEGPSKVDINCSDVEDGTCKVTYCPTEPGTYIINIKFADQHVPGSPFTVKVLGEGRMKESITRKRQAPSIASVGSTCDLNLKIPGESGTQEMTAQVTSPSGNTEDAEIIEGEDSTYSVRFVPQEMGPHTVNVKYRGQHVPGSPFQFTVGPLGEGGAHKVRAGGTGLDRGVAGVPAEFSIWTREAGAGGLSIAVEGPSKAEISFEDRKDGSCGVAYVVQEPGDYEVSIKFNDEHIPDSPFIVPIASVSDDGRLLTVTSLQEMGLKVNQEASFAVQLNGARGAIDAKVHTPSGAVEECYITELDNDKHAIRFIPRENGVHSIDVRFNGSHIPGSPFKIRVGEPGQAGDPGMVTAFGAGLEGGTTGVPSDFIVNTCNAGSGALSVTIDGPSKVKMDCQECPEGYKVTYTPMAPGSYLISIKYGGPQHIVGSPFKAKVSGTRLSGGHSLHETSSVLVETVMKSSSVAGSFSTLPKFSSDASKVISRGAGLSKAFIGQKNTFTVDCSKAGTNMLMVGVHGPKTPCEEVYVKHMGNRMYNVTYTVKEKGDYILIVKWGEEMVPGSPFHVTVP, encoded by the exons ACGACTGGCTCGGTGTGCCTCAG GTGATTGCACCTGAGGAGATCGTGGATCCTAATGTGGACGAGCACTCAGTGATGACCTACCTGTCTCAGTTCCCCAAAGCCAAACTCAAGCCTGGTGCCCCACTGCGATCTAAAACCCTGCACCCCAAGAGAGCCAAGGCCTATGGTCCAG GGATTGAGCCCAGAGGTAATGTTGTGTTGAGGCCAGCTGAGTTTGTGGTGGAGACCGTGGAGGCCGGGCTTGGAGAGGTGTTGGTGTACGTCGAGGATCCAGAAGGCCACACAGAAGAG GCCAGGGTAATTCCCAAGAATGACAGGAACAGGAGTTACTCTGTGGTCTATGTCCCGAAAGTGGAGGGCCTGCATAAG GTGAAGGTGTTGTTTGCTGGACAGGACATTGAAAGAAGCCCTTTCCTAGTAAATGTGTCTAAAGCACTGGGTGATCCAAACAAGGTCCAGGCCCGTGGGCCAGGTTTGGAACCGGTGGGCAATGTGGCCAGTAAACCCACATATTTTGACATCTACACAGCAG GTGCAGGAGCAGGCGATGTCGGTGTGATCATTGTAGACTCTCAGGGCTGCAGAGACACAGTGGAGATCATTCTGGAAAACAAGGGGGACAGTGTTTTCCGCTGCACATACGGCCCCATTTTGGAGGGCCCTCacactatatatgtgacattcgcTGGCCAGCAGATACCCAGAAGCCCTTTCACTGTCCACATCTCAGAGG CAAGCAACCCCAATGCCTGTCGGGCCATCGGGCGCGGCCTGCAGCCCAAGGGTGTGCGTGTGAAGGAGGTGGCCGACTTTAAGGTGTACACGAAGGGAGCAGGCAGTGGAGAACTGCGTGTTCAAGTCAAAGGGCCAA GAGGTGGCGATGAGCCTGTGAAGGTGCAAGAGCTGGGTGACGGTGTGTATGAATGTGATTACTACCCCATTTTCACTGGAAAATACATTATCACCATTACTTGGGGTGGCCACGCCATTCCCCGCAG cCCATTTGAGGTGGTCATAAGTGAAGATGCAGGCCCTCAGAAGGTGAGGGCTTGGGGTCCAGGCTTGGAGACAGGCATGGTTGGCAAATCAGCTGACTTTGTGGTCGAGGCCATTGGCACTGAGGTTGGAACTCTGG GTTTCTCCATTGAAGGCCCCTCACAGGCTAAGATAGAGTGTGATGATAAGGGAGATGGATCTTGTGATGTTTTGTACTGGCCCACTGAGCCTGGTGACTATGCGGTCCATGTCATCTGTGATGATGAAGATATCAAAGACAGCCCATTCATGGCCCACATCCTCCCTGCAGCCAATGACGTCTTTCCTGAAAAG ATTAAGTGCTACGGCCCTGGGCTAGAACCAACCGGGTGCATTGTAAACAAACCTGCTGAATTTACAATTGACGCCCGTGGAGCTGGAAGAGGACATCTACAGATTTACGCTCAG GACTCAGAAGGCTTCCCAATCAACATCCAGATCACAGATAATGGTGACAGCAGATATTTCTGCATCTACATACCCACCAAGCCCATCAAACACACTATCGTCATCACCTGGGGAGAGGTCAACGTTCCCAACAGTCCATTCAGG GTGGCCATTGGAGAAGGCAGTCATCCAGAGAACGTGAAGGTTCATGGACCTGGAGTAGAGAAGACTGGCTTGAAGGCCAGTGAACCCACATACTTTACTGTGGATTGCAGTGAGGCCGGACAAG GAGATGTCAGCATTGGGATTAAATGTGCTCCTGGCGTGGTGGGACCTGCCGAAGCAGATATTGATTTTGATATCATTAAAAATGACAATGACACATTCACAGTGAAGTATACGCCCCCTGGAGCAGGACGGTACACCATCATGGTGCTATTTGCTGATCAA GAAATTCCAATCAGCCCCTTCCGTATCAAAGTTGATCCATCCCATGATGCCAATAAAGTGAAAGCAGAGGGTCCCGGACTCAACAAGACAG GTGTGGAAGTGGGCAAGCCGACCCACTTCACGATCTACACTAAAGGAGCAGGCAAGGCAACACCTGAGGTTCACTTTACCACAGCTGGGAAAGGAGAAGCCGTCAGTGACTTTGAGATCATCGATAACCATGACTATTCTTTCACTGTGCGTTACACTGCGTTACAGCAG GGTAACATGAGCATATCTGTGTGCCATGGTGGTGACCCCATCCCCAAAAGCCCTTTTACCATCACTGTTGCTCCTCCTTTGGATCTCAACAAGGTCAAAGTTCAAGGACTCAACAACA AAGTCGATGTAGGGAAAGATGAGGAGTTTACCATTAACACACGTGGTGCGGGAGGTCAAGGAAAGGTGGACGTCAAGATTACATCACCTTCTCGCCGGCCAATCCCGTGCAAGGTTGAATCTGGAACATCCAATGAGGTGTACACTGTTAAATACATTCCCCCGGAAGAGGGGCCCTACAAAGTGGACATCAACTATGATGGAAACCCTGTGCCTGGAAGTCCTTTCACGGTAGAGGGAGAGATGCCTCCAGATCCCTCAAAG GTACGAGCCTATGGCCCTGGCCTAAAGGGAGGTATTGTGGGTAAACCCGCTCCATTTGCCATCGACACCAAAGGTGCAGGTACAGGGGGTCTCGGGCTGACTGTGGAGGGTCCATGTGAAGCCAAGATTGAGTGCCAGGACAATGGAGATGGATCTTGCTCGGTATCCTATCTGCCCACTGAGCCTGGAGAGTATTCCATCAACATCCTTTTTGCTGATGCTCACATCCCTGGTTCTCCCTTCAAAGCCATGGTGCAGTCTGTCTTTGACCCCAGCAAGGTCACAGCTAGCGGACCAGGGCTGGAGAGAGGAAAGGTCAATGAAGCGGCTTCGTTCACAGTGGACTGCTCTAAAGCAGGCGAGGCGGAGTTGACCATTGAGATTATTTCAGATTCAGGAGCGCAGGCTGAGGTTCATGTCCAGAATAACAGTGATGGAACATATTCTATCACCTACATCCCTCCTTTCCATGGAATGTACACCATCACGATTAAATATGGAGGACATGCAGTGCCGAAGTTCCCTGCGAGGGTTCAGGTGGATCCTGCTCTCGATACAAGTGGAATCAAGGTCTACGGTCCAGGAGTGGAACCCAGAG GGGTGCTTCGAGAGGTCACTACACATTTTGTCATTGACACTCGGGTTCACAGCAAGATGGGTGGAAACCACGTCAAAGTTCGTATTGTTAACCCATCAGGTGCCAAAACTGATTCGTACATCACTGACAAAGGAGATGGCACTTATAGAGTGGAGTATACAGCATTTGAGGATG GTGTGCATCTGATAGAGGTGCTGTATGATGATGTACCTGTGCCTAAGAGCCCGTTTAGGGTGGCGGTAACCGAAGGTTGTGATCCCAGCCGTGTACGTGCCTATGGTCCTGGTCTGGAAGAGGGTCTGGTCAACAAACCCAACCGCTTCACTGTGGAGACCAG GGGTGCTGGCACAGGTGGTCTTGGATTGGCCATCGAGGGTCCATCAGAAGCTAAGATGTCTTGTAAAGATAACAAAGATGGCAGCTGTAGCGTGGAGTATATTCCTTTCACTCCTGGAGAATATGACGTCAACATTACTTTCGGAGGTCTGCCTATCCCAG GTAGCCCATTCAGGGTGCCTGTGAGGGAGCTAGTGGATCCAAGTAAGGTGAAGTGTTCTGGTCCTGGTTTGGGAAGCGGAGTAAGAGCCCACGTTCCTCAAACCTTCACCATGGACTGCAGCAAAGCTGGACTCGCCCTGCTAGAGGTGCTTCTGTATGGACCCACAG GGATGACAGAGCCAGTGAATATCACAGACAACGGTGATGGCACACACACGGTGACCTACACTCCTGCTAAAGATGGACCTTACACTGTGTGTGTCAAATATGCAGACCAAGAAGTGCCACGCAG TCCGTTTAAGATCAAGGTGTTGCCTGCTCATGATGCCAGTAAAGTTCGTGCCAGCGGTCCGGGACTGAACGCTTCCGGTGTTCCCGCCAGCCTGCCGGTGGAGTTCACCATCGATGCCCGTGATGCAGGCGAGGGGCTTCTCACCGTACAGATACTG GACCCAGAAGGAAAACCAAAGAAAGCCAACATTCGAGATAACAGAGATGGAACATACACCGTGTCCTACGTCCCAGATACGACAGGACGCTACACTATTACAATCAAATATGGTGGAGATGAGATCCCATACTCACCCTATCGCATACATGCGCTGCCCAGTGGAGATGCCAGCAAATGCCTTGTAACAG TGTCAATTGGGGGACATGGAttgg GCTCTGGGCTCGGACCCACTATTCAAATTGGCGAGGAGACCGTTATCACTGTGGATGCAAAGGCTGCTGGGAAGGGTAAAGTCACCTGCAAAGTGTCAACTCCAGACGGGGCAGAGCTAGACGTGGATGTGGTGGAGAACGCAGACGGGACATTTGATATCTATTATACTGCTCCAGAGCCTGGGAAATATGTCATAACCATTCGCTTTGGAGGAGAGCACATTCCCAACAGCCCCTTCCATGTGGTG GCATCTGATACCATCCCTATAATCGAGGAACCATGTGATAAACTACAGTTACAGCAGCCCTACACCCCCTACCAGGGCTACACCCCTCACTGG GCCACAGAGGAACCAGTCACTGCAGTGGATGCCATGGAGCCAATGCTCCGCCCATTCAATCTGGTCATTCCATTTACTGTGCAAAAGGGGGAGATTACAG gtgaggTACGCATGCCCTCTGGTAAAACTGCCCGTCCACACATCACTGATAACAAGGACGGGACTGTGACGGTCAAATATGCCCCCACTGAGAAGGGCCTACATGAGATGGACATCAAATATGATGGCAACCACATACCAG GAAGTCCGCTGCAGTTCTATGTGGATACTATTAACAGCGGGCATGTGAATGCATACGGTCCTGGTCTGAGTCATGGCATGGTCAACAAACCCGCCACCTTCACTATCGTCACAAAGGATGCTGGAGAAG GTGGTCTGTCTTTGGCAGTGGAAGGCCCTTCTAAAGCAGAGATCAGCTGTAAAGATAATAAAGATGGCACTTGCACTGTGTCCTACCTGCCAACGGCCCCAGGAGACTATAATATAATCGTCAAGTTTGATGACAAGCACATCGCTGGAAGCCCCTTTACAGCCAAGATCACAG GCGATGATTCCATGAGGACGTCTGAGCTGAACGTTGGCACATCCACAGACGTGTCACtgaagatcacagagacagacCTTAGCTCCCTGACCGCAAGCATCAGAGCCCCATCTGGCAACGAGGAGCCCTGCCTGCTGAAGAGACTGCCAAACCGACACATCG GAATATCCTTCACTCCTAAAGAGGTGGGTGAGCATGTGGTCAGCGTGAAGAAGAATGGAAAACACGTGACCAACAGCCCATTCAAGATCATGGTGGGCCAGTCTGAGATAGGAGACGCCAGTAAGGTGAAGGTGTTTGGGAAAGGACTGATTGAAGGACACACCTTTGAAGTGGCTGAGTTCATTGTGGACACCAGAACTGCAG GTTATGGAGGTCTCGGTCTGTCCATTGAGGGGCCCAGCAAAGTTGACATTAATTGTTCGGATGTGGAAGATGGAACCTGCAAAGTGACCTACTGCCCAACCGAACCCGGAACTTACATCATCAATATCAAATTTGCAGACCAACATGTGCCAG GAAGTCCATTTACAGTGAAGGTTCTGGGCGAAGGAAGAATGAAGGAGAGCATCACCAGAAAGAGGCAGGCACCCTCTATTGCCTCGGTGGGCAGCACTTGCGACCTCAACCTCAAGATTCCAG GTGAATCAGGTACACAGGAAATGACTGCACAGGTGACGAGTCCCAGCGGCAACACAGAGGACGCTGAGATCATAGAGGGAGAGGACAGCACCTATAGTGTGCGTTTTGTGCCTCAGGAGATGGGCCCCCACACTGTCAATGTCAAATACAGGGGACAGCATGTCCCCGGAAGCCCCTTCCAGTTCACTGTGGGGCCCTTGGGAGAGGGAGGGGCCCATAAGGTTCGGGCTGGTGGCACTGGTTTGGACAGAGGCGTGGCTGGAGTTCCAG cTGAGTTCAGTATCTGGACCCGTGAGGCCGGCGCTGGCGGTTTGTCCATAGCTGTTGAGGGGCCCAGCAAAGCCGAAATTTCTTTTGAGGACAGGAAGGATGGTTCCTGTGGGGTGGCCTATGTAGTGCAGGAACCTG ggGACTATGAAGTTTCAATCAAATTTAACGACGAGCATATCCCAGACAGCCCTTTTATCGTTCCTATTGCATCAGTGTCAGATGACGGCCGCCTGCTTACCGTCACCAGTCTGCAG gaGATGGGTCTGAAGGTGAATCAAGAAGCCTCGTTTGCCGTGCAGCTGAACGGAGCACGAGGGGCGATTGATGCTAAGGTTCACACACCATCTGGAGCAGTGGAGGAGTGTTACATCACCGAGCTAGACAATG ATAAACACGCCATACGGTTTATTCCACGGGAGAACGGCGTCCACTCCATCGATGTCCGTTTTAACGGGAGTCACATCCCTGGCAGTCCCTTCAAGATCCGTGTAGGGGAACCCGGCCAGGCAGGAGATCCAGGAATGGTGACGGCTTTTGGGGCCGGACTGGAGGGAGGAACTACAG GTGTACCTTCAGATTTCATTGTAAACACGTGTAACGCTGGCTCAGGAGCTCTGTCGGTCACCATCGACGGCCCATCGAAGGTGAAGATGGATTGTCAGGAGTGTCCAGAAGGATACAAGGTCACCTACACACCCATGGCTCCCGGTAGCTACCTCATCTCCATTAAATACGGAGGGCCGCAGCATATCGTGGGCAGCCCCTTCAAAGCCAAAGTCTCTG GTACACGTCTGTCTGGAGGACACTCTCTACACGAAACGTCATCGGTTCTGGTGGAAACGGTCATGAAATCGTCCTCAGTGGCCGGATCTTTCTCTACTCTGCCAAAGTTCTCGTCCGACGCCAGTAAGGTGATCTCCAGGGGGGCCGGACTCTCCAAAGCCTTCATTGGCCAGAAGAACACCTTCACAGTGGACTGCAGTAAAGCAG GGACAAATATGTTGATGGTAGGAGTGCACGGGCCAAAGACTCCCTGTGAGGAAGTGTACGTCAAACACATGGGCAACAGAATGTACAATGTCACATACACAGTGAAGGAGAAAGGCGACTACATCCTGATAGTCAAATGGGGTGAAGAAATGGTGCCCGGAAGCCCTTTCCACGTCACCGTGCCTTAA